A genome region from Manihot esculenta cultivar AM560-2 chromosome 5, M.esculenta_v8, whole genome shotgun sequence includes the following:
- the LOC110615287 gene encoding pectinesterase 2, whose protein sequence is MELRILLVLTLAPLLFSPPILGYKHVEVKSWCGKTPHPEPCEYFLSQNTKDTPITKESDFLKISMQLALDRALHAEANTYKLGTKCRNEHEKAAWTDCLELYEYVIDWLNQTTTSTCSKFDAQTWLSTALTNLETCRTGFIELGVPDYVLPLMQNNVSKLISNSLAINKVPYTEPSYQGGFPTWVKPGDRKLLQSSSPASQANIVVAQDGSGNYKTIAEAVAAASKRSGTGRYIIYVKAGTYKENIEIGKKLKNIMFVGDGIGKTIVTGSRSVGGGSTTFKSATFAAVGDGFIARDMTFRNTAGPQNHQAVAVRSGSDLSVFYRCSFEGYQDTLYVHSQRQFYRECDIYGTVDFIFGNAAVVLQNCNIYARNPPNKTNTLTAQGRTDPNQNTGISIHNSRVTAASDLKPVQSSVRTYLGRPWKQYSRTVFMKTFLDSLINPAGWMEWSGNFALSTLYYGEYMNTGPGSSTANRVNWKGYHVITSASEASKFTVQNFISGGSWLPGTNVPFTSGL, encoded by the exons ATGGAGCTTCGAATCCTGTTGGTGCTTACGCTTGCTCCTCTTCTTTTCTCCCCACCCATTTTGGGGTACAAGCACGTAGAAGTAAAATCTTGGTGCGGCAAAACACCCCACCCAGAACCATGTGAATACTTCTTAAGCCAGAACACAAAAGACACTCCCATCACAAAAGAATCTGATTTTCTCAAAATTTCCATGCAACTAGCTTTAGATCGTGCATTACATGCAGAAGCCAATACCTACAAACTGGGGACAAAATGCAGAAATGAGCATGAAAAGGCAGCTTGGACAGATTGCCTTGAGCTCTATGAGTATGTGATCGACTGGCTCAATCAAACCACCACCAGTACGTGCTCCAAATTTGATGCACAAACTTGGCTTAGCACTGCGCTAACTAATCTAGAGACATGCCGAACCGGGTTCATAGAGCTGGGAGTGCCTGACTACGTTTTGCCCTTGATGCAAAACAACGTCTCCAAGTTAATTAGCAATAGTTTGGCTATTAACAAGGTGCCGTACACTGAACCTAGTTACCAAGGAGGGTTCCCTACATGGGTTAAGCCTGGTGATCGAAAACTCTTGCAATCATCTTCCCCAGCTTCTCAAGCAAACATTGTGGTGGCACAAGATGGGTCAGGAAATTACAAGACGATTGCAGAAGCAGTTGCCGCCGCATCGAAAAGATCAGGAACTGGGAGATATATAATATATGTGAAGGCAGGGACCTATAAGGAAAATATTGAAATAGGAAAGAAATTGAAGAATATTATGTTTGTGGGTGATGGAATAGGGAAAACTATTGTTACAGGAAGCAGAAGCGTTGGAGGTGGCAGTACAACTTTTAAATCAGCTACCTTTG CTGCGGTGGGAGACGGGTTTATTGCACGGGACATGACATTTAGAAATACAGCCGGACCCCAAAATCACCAGGCAGTGGCAGTGCGTTCGGGCTCTGATCTCTCGGTTTTCTACAGATGCAGCTTTGAAGGATATCAAGACACTCTCTATGTCCATTCTCAAAGACAATTCTACAGAGAATGTGACATATACGGGACAGTGGACTTTATATTCGGCAATGCTGCAGTGGTTCTCCAAAACTGTAATATCTATGCTCGAAATCCCCCTAACAAGACCAACACTCTCACCGCTCAAGGCAGGACagaccccaaccaaaacactgGAATTTCAATCCATAATTCCAGGGTTACAGCTGCTTCCGATTTAAAACCAGTCCAAAGCTCCGTCAGGACTTACCTTGGCAGGCCATGGAAACAATATTCCAGGACtgtttttatgaaaacattcCTTGATAGCTTAATCAATCCAGCTGGTTGGATGGAATGGAGCGGTAACTTTGCTCTTAGCACTTTATACTACGGAGAGTACATGAACACTGGCCCTGGTTCATCCACTGCTAACAGAGTTAACTGGAAAGGCTATCACGTGATTACAAGTGCATCTGAGGCGTCAAAGTTCACTGTCCAGAATTTCATTTCAGGAGGTTCTTGGTTGCCAGGCACCAATGTCCCCTTCACTTCTGgcctttga
- the LOC110615109 gene encoding plasmodesmata-located protein 8, which translates to MLMTSLHLHSSNKTILLGHTSFFLLLFVSLTNYANLVQAHIFIYGGCSQEKYQPSSLFEGNLNSFLASVVSSSSQASYNSFAIGNESSTPAEATIYGLYQCRGDLKTTDCSICVESAVNQIGLVCSYSYGAALQLEGCYVRYERNDFLGKLDTSLRYKKCSKSENSDADFFRRRDDVLADLQTAMGFKVSSAGLVEGYAQCLGDLNSADCSSCLEDAVGMLKTLCGSAAAADVFLGQCYARYWASGYYDFHSDSSNEDDVGKTVAIIVGIIAGLAVLIVLLSVCRKQMG; encoded by the exons ATGCTGATGACAAGCCTTCACTTACACTCCTCTAACAAAACCATCCTATTAGGGCACACTTCattcttccttcttctcttcGTTTCTCTCACTAACTATGCCAACCTTGTTCAAGCTCATATCTTCATCTATGGAGGTTGCTCTCAAGAGAAGTATCAACCCAGCTCTCTTTTTGAAGGCAACCTCAACTCTTTTTTAGCCTCAGTTGTTAGCTCGTCCTCTCAAGCCTCTTACAATAGCTTTGCTATTGGAAATGAAAGTTCAACACCAGCTGAAGCTACCATATATGGTTTATATCAGTGCAGGGGTGATTTAAAGACTACTGACTGCTCAATATGCGTGGAAAGCGCTGTTAACCAGATAGGTCTCGTTTGTTCATACTCTTATGGGGCTGCTTTGCAACTAGAAGGCTGCTACGTGAGATATGAGCGTAATGATTTCTTAGGGAAACTTGATACGAGTCTGAGATACAAGAAGTGCAGTAAAAGTGAAAACAGTGATGCTGACTTCTTTCGGCGAAGAGATGACGTTCTTGCTGACTTGCAAACAGCTATGGGATTTAAGGTGAGTAGTGCAGGTCTAGTAGAAGGGTACGCTCAGTGTTTGGGGGATTTAAATTCAGCTGATTGCTCTTCTTGCCTCGAGGATGCTGTTGGGATGTTAAAGACTTTATGCGGATCAGCTGCAGCTGCCGATGTGTTCTTGGGGCAGTGTTATGCGCGTTACTGGGCATCCGGCTACTATGATTTCCACTCAG ATTCCTCCAACGAGGATGATGTCGGAAAAACAGTAGCCATCATCGTTGGTATAATAGCAGGCCTAGCAGTTCTAATCGTTCTTCTCTCAGTTTGCAGGAAACAAATGG GTTAA
- the LOC110614398 gene encoding auxin-responsive protein SAUR36: MRKIIGFKIGKRLVRISRWIFRRARSPSSYNRLCSPGKTCRPKPLAKLINWGRRLTTGAKSLCSAKPRSGYIPLVEEPVHEKSVTVPKGHLAIYVGQKDGDFQRVLMPVIYVNHPLFGELLREAEAEYGFNQQGGITIPCRYSEFERVQTRIAAGSGGRKLALKRNHN; encoded by the coding sequence ATGAGAAAGATAATAGGTTTCAAGATTGGAAAACGGCTGGTTAGGATCTCACGATGGATCTTCCGGCGGGCTCGAAGCCCATCCAGTTACAATCGGCTATGCTCACCGGGAAAAACATGCAGGCCCAAGCCCCTCGCAAAGCTTATCAACTGGGGTCGCCGTTTAACAACAGGAGCAAAGTCTCTGTGTTCTGCAAAACCCAGGTCGGGTTACATCCCCTTGGTCGAGGAGCCTGTCCATGAAAAGTCGGTGACAGTGCCAAAGGGACACTTGGCGATCTATGTGGGTCAAAAGGATGGCGATTTCCAGAGAGTTTTGATGCCGGTGATTTACGTAAACCATCCTCTGTTTGGCGAGTTACTGAGAGAAGCAGAAGCGGAATATGGGTTCAATCAACAAGGTGGAATCACAATTCCATGCCGATACTCCGAGTTTGAGAGGGTCCAAACACGGATTGCAGCAGGGTCCGGCGGGCGTAAGCTGGCGTTGAAGCGCAACCATAACTGA